One genomic window of Syngnathoides biaculeatus isolate LvHL_M chromosome 13, ASM1980259v1, whole genome shotgun sequence includes the following:
- the LOC133511515 gene encoding unconventional myosin-VIIa-like isoform X1, translating into MLRKGEWVWLDSDTAVPIGARVKETASGRRSLVDDAGKEHKLSPETEASLKIMHPTSVEGVDDMIKLGDMTEAGLLRNLLLRHKQGIIYTYTGSVLVAVNPYQVFPIYSDEQVRLYRGRKLGELPPHIFAIAESCHFNMKRHLRNQCCIISGESGAGKTESTKLILQYLAAVSGELSKQRIEDQILESNPILEAFGNAKTVKNDNSSRFGKYLEIFFNEGGVIEGARVEQYLLEKSRVCRQAQEERNYHIFYCMLAGITAEEKKSLHLKRATDYVFLTKGDCIRCEGRDDAEDFSRIRSAMKILTFSDQQSYEILQLLAAILHLGNLHFEAHTQNNLESSDVSKSEHFGIAASLLKVQNSVLANSLTHRTFMTNRERVTKPLDCEQASASRDAFVKAIYNKLFVWIVGKINGVIHKRIADDPKSSFLSIGLLDIFGFENFQTNSFEQLCINFANEKLQQFFVGHIFKLEQKEYLKESIVWNNIKFGDNQKILDLLAGKPCNLLALIDEESLFPKGSDLTMLGKMNRQHRGDEAYVPSKGERDTDFGIRHFAGVVYYDSRGFLEKNRDAVSADIFKMVDLSSNKLLQQIFTAELSFNGVKTTNSKRVLITPGNSMRLATEARKHVPTLSGQFRQSLDSLMKALSVCQPYFIRCFKPNSSKQSEDFDRELCTRQLRYSGMMDTIRIRKLGYPVRHSFAEFLTRYRVLLKTTVCDPKTNTAAACCDAICRTALAAPDQWKIGKTKIFLKDAHDAILERLREEELGRKALVIQRFMLGYKHRQSFLKKRRAAAVLQKNWRAYRDKRARKEMLRGFERLVSTIRGRKLQYQFRRERAAALTLQAHVRGHQARKRWKRKREAAALLQASTGGLLARRSSPEREIAKLPEPHAPDQRESEEDLALELQRRLEDVVIQAQRADEEPEPEPEPIAELDSDSVEGKSDVPPVPLVTVTVCEELESEEMEKTESRSGLSASASGTTTPTPSLLEEEDEDEDDFEDFAEEFSFYRFSLLHFQGDASNTHIYQRLKKPLLQHDDEGDSLACLTVWWIILRFMGDLPEPRAQDATSQVSLSISRQLPQRQGRRLSNLVGLDQKILRKNRKKHGNRKASSAILEEPENLTEDEDVLIGEGPTLDRPLSPLEKLHIIVGYALSKRGIRDEIYCQICKQLTKNPSRASRLQGWALLAVCLGIFPPTDLLVEFLQDFVRRGPDGYAEYCSRRLDRIRANGERKELPCWLELQAAKAKDPIEVTATLADGKTVSLQLDSASTSAEVCRAAAEQILLRDAYGFSLYIRLFDKMWSLGSCGKHVLDAVSQCEQEMRRQGKPEKDTPVEFSIRKELFTPWHDCSEDPVSTDLIYKQLVQGVKSGEYASEKEDDYVLMATKHYYVQFGSTFSKENVQRVVEDCIAIPLIENKSMAKWVQLISSAYLQGAYTKGTVSRESVKGELVDGGRVNWPAHFSKFYEVTMISGPTLPKSKFVMAVNWSGIFFMDGRDKKLLELPYLEVQQVSKLSEQTVSVGTVRGQFVLVCGEADDVVALVDRNLSGLRARSVFALAQHDSSKTDDSRFLVCKQGDLLLVENDPGFSSDKNLVKATNQKTNVRGAIRKDALTFLPTLSRPADDVLELLSPGHGKSSVTQSGPQREETVAPVSLREFALDNFRPLGKERLWVNSKELLKQPLMKDLVRNSDLNYLACNAFTAILKYMGDYPIKQIRSPIELTDQIFGPATQHRLLQDEIYCQIMRQMTNNGNRSSMERGWQLMWLCSGLFPPSQNLMKHAQRFLESRPREPLAAGCLQRLQQMRSKEPRKHPPPLLEVDAIQQNSTHIFHKIHFPNDTNDIFEVTSTTTIQDLCSNIASQLQLSSPDGYGLYLKTSNKMLSLTEQNYIFDSLREATDISKKGKKVREGNGGRPAYGAPTVFVLCLRASLSLPQRTFVSPVNLAYALIFKRKLWFNVIPGKDSVADLTFHFPQELPKYLLGYHKCSKEDMIKVGGLLFRAKVDSDRSQFIMIPKMLRHLVPADHIKSASPEEWKKHIMSSYNKQSGITVDECKVAFLRAISGWPTFGCTFFEVKQTCESSYPSPVLIAISKQGVSLIDPKSKELLVMHPFSRITECHSRDGHFQMTVGTLLRGNVFACETSQGHTMEDLLRSYVRMYERQREAFRSGNHMFA; encoded by the exons ATGCTGAGAAAG GGCGAGTGGGTTTGGCTGGACTCGGACACCGCCGTGCCCATCGGGGCTCGGGTCAAAGAAACGGCGAGCGGTCGGCGATCGCTGGTCGACGACGCGGGCAAG GAGCACAAGCTGTCGCCGGAGACGGAAGCGTCCCTCAAGATCATGCACCCCACGTCGGTGGAGGGCGTGGACGACATGATCAAGCTGGGTGACATGACGGAGGCCGGCCTGCTGCGAAACCTGCTGCTGCGCCACAAGCAAGGAATCATCTAC ACTTACACAGGCTCAGTCCTGGTGGCAGTCAACCCTTACCAAGTGTTTCCCATCTATTCGGATGAGCAG GTGAGACTGTACCGTGGAAGAAAGCTCGGAGAACTCCCTCCACACATCTTTGCCATCGCCGAATCCTGCCACTTCAACATGAAGCGCCATCTTCGGAACCAGTGTTGCATCATCAG TGGAGAGTCCGGAGCAGGCAAAACTGAAAGCACCAAGTTGATCTTGCAGTACCTGGCGGCAGTCAGCGGCGAGCTCTCCAAACAGCGGATCGAAGACCAGATCTTGGAGTCCAACCCGATCTTGGAAG CTTTCGGAAACGCCAAGACCGTCAAGAATGACAACTCCAGtcgttttggaaaatatttggagatCTTCTTCAATGAGGGCGGCGTGATCGAGGGCGCTCGCGTGGAGCAGTACCTGCTGGAGAAATCTCGCGTCTGCCGTCAG GCCCAGGAGGAGCGAAACTACCACATCTTCTACTGCATGCTGGCAGGAATCACAGCCGAAGAGAAGAAAAGTCTGCATCTCAAACGTGCCACGGACTACGTCTTCCTTACCAAG GGGGACTGCATCAGATGCGAAGGACGGGACGATGCCGAGGATTTCAGCCGCATTCGATCCGCGATGAAAATTCTGACGTTTTCAGATCAGCAGTCTTACGAGATTCTCCAGCTGCTTGCGGCTATTCTACACCTGGGAAACCTCCACTTTGAAG CTCACACCCAAAATAACCTGGAGAGCAGCGACGTCAGCAAATCGGAACATTTCGGCATCGCTGCATCATTGCTAAAG GTCCAAAATTCGGTGCTGGCCAACAGTCTGACCCATCGCACCTTCATGACCAACCGAGAGAGGGTGACCAAACCCCTCGACTGCGAGCAGGCCTCTGCATCTCGAGACGCCTTCGTCAAG GCAATCTACAATAAACTCTTCGTATGGATTGTCGGGAAAATCAACGGCGTCATCCACAAAAGGATCGCCGACGACCCCAAATCGTCATTTCTGTCAATCGGCCTGCTCGACATATTTGGCTTTGAGAACTTCCAGACGAACAG TTTTGAACAGTTGTGCATCAACTTTGCAAATGAGAAGCTGCAGCAGTtctttgtgggccacatcttCAAGCTGGAGCAGAAGGAATATCTCAAAGAAAGCATCGTGTGGAATAACATCAAATTCGGGGACAATCAGAAGATTCTGGACCTTCTGGCCGGGAAACCCTGCAACCTCCTGGCTCTCATCGACGAGGAGAGCCTTTTTCCGAAG GGCTCGGATCTGACCATGCTCGGCAAGATGAATCGGCAGCATCGTGGAGACGAGGCCTACGTCCCCTCCAAGGGGGAACGTGACACCGACTTTGGCATCCGCCATTTTGCCGGCGTTGTTTATTACGACTCCCGAG GTTTCCTTGAGAAGAACAGAGACGCCGTCAGCGCTGACATCTTCAAAATGGTCGACTTGTCCTCCAACAAGCTGCTTCAGCAGATTTTCACGGCGGAGCTTTCGTTCAACGGAGTCAAGACGACCAATAGCAAGAGGGTCCTGATCACGCCCGGGAATTCCATGCGG TTGGCTACCGAAGCCCGCAAGCACGTGCCGACCCTCAGCGGGCAGTTCCGGCAGTCTCTGGACTCCCTCATGAAGGCCCTCTCGGTCTGCCAGCCCTACTTCATCCGCTGCTTCAAACCCAACAGCAGCAAGCAGTCCGAG GACTTTGACCGGGAACTTTGCACGCGTCAGCTGCGGTACTCCGGCATGATGGATACCATCCGGATCCGGAAACTGGGCTATCCCGTTCGCCACAGCTTTGCCGAATTCCTGACCCGCTACAGAGTGCTCCTGAAGACGACCGTCTGCGACCCCAAAACT AACACGGCGGCCGCCTGTTGCGACGCCATCTGCAGGACGGCGTTGGCGGCGCCTGACCAGTGGAAAATCGGCAAGACCAAGATCTTCCTGAAG GATGCTCACGACGCTATCCTGGAACGTTTGAGGGAAGAAGAACTCGGCAGGAAAGCTCTCGTGATCCAGCGATTCATGCTGGGGTACAAGCACAG ACAATCTTTTTTGAAGAAGCGGAGAGCAGCCGCGGTCTTGCAGAAAAACTGGAGAGCTTACAGGGACAAGAGGGCAAGGAAAGAG ATGCTGCGGGGTTTCGAGCGCCTCGTGTCCACGATTCGCGGTCGCAAGCTTCAGTATCAGTTCCGAAGAGAACGGGCGGCGGCACTCACGCTGCAAGCGCAT GTGCGAGGCCACCAGGCCAGGAAGCGTTGGAAGCGGAAGAGAGAGGCGGCCGCGCTGCTGCAGGCTTCCACCGGAGGACTCCTGGCAAGAAGATCCTCTCCGGAAAGGGAGATTGCG AAGCTTCCTGAGCCGCACGCGCCAGACCAGCGTGAATCCGAAGAGGACCTTGCCTTGGAGCTCCAGCGCCGACTAGAAGACGTCGTCATTCAGGCTCAGCGAGCTGACGaggagcccgagcccgagcccgagcccatCGCTGAGCTGGATTCGGATTCGGTGGAGGGGAAAAGCGACGTCCCGCCCGTACCTCTTGTGACCGTTACAGTCTGCGAAGAATTGGAATCCGAGGAAATGGAG AAAACGGAGAGCAGGTCCGGGTTGAGCGCTTCAGCCTCTGGCACGACGACCCCGACGCCGTCCCTCcttgaagaagaagacgaagacgaAGATGACTTTGAGGATTTCGCCGAGGAGTTTTCCTTCTACAGGTTTAGCCTTCTTCACTTCCAGGGTGACGCGAGCAACACGCACATATACCAGAGGCTCAAGAAGCCGCTTCTCCAACACGACGACGAGGGCGACTCACTG GCCTGCCTGACCGTATGGTGGATCATCCTCCGATTCATGGGGGACCTGCCGGAGCCCAGAGCTCAGGACGCCACTTCTCAGGTCTCCCTCAGCATCTCTCGCCAACTGCCTCAAAGGCAGGGCAGGAGGCTCAGCAACCTGGTGGGACTCGACCAG AAAATTCTAAGGAAGAACAGGAAAAAACACGGGAACAGGAAAGCCTCTTCTGCAATTCTTGAGGAG CCAGAGAACTTGACGGAGGATGAGGACGTTTTGATCGGAGAGGGTCCCACACTGGACAGGCCGCTTTCCCCCCTggaaaaattgcacattattgtTGGATACGCTCTGTCCAAACGAGGCATAAG AGATGAGATTTACTGTCAGATCTGTAAGCAGCTGACCAAGAATCCGAGCAGAGCGAGCCGATTGCAAGGATGGGCCCTCCTCGCCGTCTGCCTGGGGATCTTCCCCCCGACGGATCTCCTCGTCGAG TTTTTGCAGGACTTCGTCCGCAGGGGCCCGGACGGTTACGCGGAATATTGCAGCCGGCGTCTGGATCGCATTCGAGCCAACGGAGAAAGAAAAGAGCTGCCCTGTTGGCTGGAACTCCAG GCGGCCAAGGCCAAGGATCCCATCGAAGTGACGGCGACTCTGGCCGACGGCAAGACCGTCAGCCTGCAGCTGGACTCGGCCTCCACCTCCGCGGAGGTCTGTCGAGCTGCGGCCGAGCAGATTCTCCTGCGAGACGCGTATGGATTCTCGCTCTACATTCGCCTCTTTGATAAA ATGTGGTCTCTGGGCAGCTGTGGCAAGCACGTGCTGGACGCCGTGTCCCAGTGCGAGCAGGAGATGAGGCGACAGGGCAAGCCGGAGAAGGACACCCCCGTGGAGTTCAGCATCCGCAAGGAGCTCTTCACGCCCTGGCACGACTGCTCCGAAGACCCCGTCAGCACCGACCTCATCTACAAGCAGCTCGTTCAGGGCGTCAAGTCGGGAGAGTACGCCAGCGAAAAG GAAGACGACTATGTCCTGATGGCAACGAAGCACTACTACGTCCAGTTTGGCTCGACATTCAGCAAAGAGAACGTGCAGAGGGTTGTCGAGGACTGCATCGCCATCCCTCTGATCGAGAACAAGTCCATGGCCAAATGGGTCCAACTCATCAGCTCGGCATACTTGCAG GGTGCCTACACGAAGGGGACCGTGAGCCGAGAGAGCGTGAAAGGAGAACTCGTGGACGGCGGTCGAGTGAACTGGCCGGCCCACTTCTCCAAGTTCTATGAAGTTACCATGATCTCAG GACCCACGTTGCCCAAAAGCAAGTTTGTCATGGCTGTAAACTGGAGCGGCATCTTCTTCATGGACGGACGAGACAAGAAACTGCTGGAGCTGCCTTACTTGGAGGTACAGCAAGTCAGCAAGCTGAG cgaGCAAACTGTGAGCGTCGGCACAGTTCGAGGCCAGTTCGTCCTGGTGTGCGGCGAAGCCGACGACGTGGTCGCGCTCGTTGACCGAAACCTGAGCGGGTTACGCGCCCGCTCGGTGTTCGCGCTGGCCCAGCACGACAGCAGTAAAACGG ATGATTCCAGATTCCTGGTGTGTAAACAAGGAGACCTCTTGCTGGTGGAAAACGATCCAGGATTTTCCTCAGACAAGAACCTGGTCAAAGCTACGAATCAGAAGACAAACGTGAGAGGTGCCATCCGCAAGGATGCTTTGACCTTTCTCCCGACTCTCAGCAGACCCGCAGATGACGTGCTG GAGCTGCTGAGTCCAGGCCACGGCAAATCATCCGTCACACAAAGTGGACCCCAGCGAGAGGAAACTGTCGCTCCTGTCTCTTTAAGAGAGTTTGCGCTTGACAATTTTAG ACCTTTAGGTAAAGAGAGGCTGTGGGTGAATTCCAAGGAACTGCTGAAGCAGCCGCTGATGAAGGACCTGGTCCGCAATTCTGACCTCAACTACCTCGCCTGCAACGCCTTTACCG CCATTTTGAAGTACATGGGCGACTACCCCATCAAGCAGATCCGAAGTCCCATAGAGCTGACCGACCAGATCTTCGGGCCGGCTACGCAACACCGACTTCTGCAGGATGAGATCTACTGCCAGATCATGAGGCAGATGACCAATAACGGCAACAG GTCGAGCATGGAGCGGGGCTGGCAGCTCATGTGGTTGTGTTCAGGCTTGTTCCCGCCCAGTCAGAATTTGATGAAGCATGCCCAGCGTTTCCTGGAGTCCCGACCCCGAGAACCGCTGGCCGCCGGGTGTCTCCAGCGGCTCCAGCAGATGCGCAG TAAGGAGCCCAGGAaacatcctcctcctctgctcgAAGTGGATGCCATACAACAGAACAGCACccatattttccataaaattCACTTTCCAAATGACACCAACGAC ATATTCGAGGTGACATCTACGACGACGATCCAAGATCTGTGCTCCAATATTGCTTCTCAGCTCCAACTGAGCTCGCCCGACGGCTACGGCCTCTATTTGAAAACCTCAAATAAG aTGCTGAGCTTGACTGAGCAGAACTATATCTTTGACAGTTTGCGGGAGGCAACTGACATTtcaaagaaaggaaagaaagtcCGAGAAGGTAACGGAGGCCGTCCGGCGTACGGAGCGCCAACTGTTTTCGTTCTGTGTTTACGGGCTTCTCTTTCTCTTCCGCAACGGACGTTTGTCTCCCCAGTCAACTTAGCCTACGCTCTGATTTTCAAGAGGAAGCTGTGGTTTAACGTGATCCCAGGAAAGGACTCGGTCGCGGACCTCACCTTCCACTTCCCTCAG GAACTGCCTAAATATCTGCTGGGGTATCACAAGTGCAGCAAAGAGGACATGATCAAAGTCGGCGGGCTGCTTTTCAGAGCCAAAGTGGATTCTGACAGGTCGCAGTTCATCATGATCCCCAAAATGCTGCGACACCTGGTCCCTGCCGACCACATCAAGAGCGCATCCCCCGAGGAATGGAAGAAG CACATCATGTCCTCGTACAACAAGCAGAGCGGCATCACGGTGGACGAATGCAAAGTTGCCTTCCTGCGGGCCATCTCCGGCTGGCCCACCTTCGGCTGCACCTTCTTTGAAGTCAAA CAAACGTGCGAGTCGAGCTACCCGAGTCCAGTATTGATTGCCATCAGCAAGCAAGGTGTGAGTTTAATAGACCCAAAATCAAAG GAGTTGCTGGTCATGCACCCGTTCAGCCGCATCACAGAGTGCCACAGCAGGGACGGCCACTTCCAGATGACCGTCGGCACCTTGCTCAGAGGCAACGTGTTTGCCTGCGAAACCTCGCAG GGCCACACCATGGAGGACCTTCTCAGATCTTACGTCAGGATGTATGAAAGGCAAAGGGAGGCCTTTCGATCCGGAAACCACATGTTCGCTTGA